One window of the Pseudomonas lurida genome contains the following:
- a CDS encoding hybrid sensor histidine kinase/response regulator: MRYLLILLLCGLPMLASAVEFNQDTRRLPLGRVMQVLEDPTDALTIADVSAPSANSQFKPHDKDTLNAGYSRSVFWLKLNLHYVPQATDAQRTWLLELAYPPLDHLDLYLPDSTGTYRLAGRTGDALPFSAREIRQNNYLFKLDFTPGEAKTVYLRLQSEGSIQAPLTLWSSTAYLEQQPLRLYVLGLIYGVLLGMLVYNLFIYLSVRDTSYLYYILYIASFGLYQLSVNGAAVEYFWPNNPWWANAATPFLIGSAALFGSLFARSFLHTAQHSRWINRLLLALVAGGGVVMLLSLMTSYALALRLATGLALVFTVTIFVAAIKAWYCGQRVARYFIIAWSAFLLGGVINTMMVLGYLPNVFLTMYASQIGSAIEVALLSLALADRINSMREQQAQILFDASQKLEVLNQQLARSNRLKDEFLATLTHELRTPMNGVIGSLELMQTVPLDADLAQYQQTAAGSARDMMRMVNGILTLTELQAGRLSAQPQVFSLRGTLDTLRQQFSASAQSKGLAFSIDVADELPDRVQGDVDKLLQCLDCLLDNAFKFTHEGSVRLRVVGVPHSDGGVRLSFIVTDTGIGFASLDEATLYQRFFQLDGSMTREYGGLGIGLAICRQLIELLGGRLTHHSEPGKGSRFQLEVDVSPVPAESKPAPDKQRAPHECSVLLVDDNSVGQLVVRGMLLKLGYRVKTVDTGASALAALQSANFDAVLLDIPEGGFSLCCQIRALPGCGELPVIALSASLNVSAREHCHGVGVSDRLAKPVRFEALQAMLERRLLCPVEGESAGHSARMPLF; the protein is encoded by the coding sequence ATGCGCTATTTGCTGATTTTATTGTTGTGCGGGCTGCCCATGCTCGCCAGCGCCGTCGAGTTCAACCAAGACACGCGTCGCCTGCCACTGGGCCGGGTCATGCAAGTGCTCGAAGACCCGACCGATGCCCTCACAATTGCTGATGTCAGCGCGCCATCCGCCAACTCGCAGTTCAAGCCCCACGATAAAGACACCCTGAATGCCGGCTACTCGCGCTCGGTGTTCTGGCTCAAGTTGAACCTGCATTACGTGCCGCAAGCCACCGACGCGCAACGCACCTGGCTGCTGGAACTGGCCTACCCGCCGCTCGACCATCTTGACCTGTATCTACCCGACAGCACCGGCACCTACCGCCTGGCCGGGCGCACGGGGGATGCGTTGCCGTTCTCTGCTCGCGAGATTCGCCAGAACAACTACCTGTTCAAGCTCGACTTCACGCCGGGCGAGGCGAAAACCGTCTACCTGCGCCTGCAAAGCGAAGGCTCGATCCAGGCGCCATTGACGCTCTGGTCCAGCACGGCCTACCTGGAGCAACAACCGTTGCGCCTGTATGTGCTGGGCCTGATCTATGGCGTGTTGCTGGGGATGCTGGTCTACAACCTGTTCATCTACCTCAGCGTGCGCGACACCAGCTACCTCTATTACATCCTTTATATCGCCTCGTTCGGCCTGTACCAGTTGTCGGTCAACGGCGCGGCGGTGGAGTATTTCTGGCCGAACAACCCGTGGTGGGCGAATGCCGCGACACCGTTCCTGATCGGTTCGGCGGCGCTGTTCGGCAGCCTGTTTGCGCGCAGCTTTTTGCACACGGCGCAGCACAGTCGCTGGATCAACCGTTTGCTGCTGGCGCTGGTGGCCGGTGGTGGCGTGGTGATGCTGCTGTCGTTGATGACCAGCTACGCCCTGGCGCTGCGCCTGGCCACCGGCTTGGCGCTGGTGTTTACCGTGACCATTTTTGTGGCCGCCATCAAGGCCTGGTATTGCGGGCAGCGGGTGGCGCGCTATTTCATCATTGCCTGGTCGGCATTCCTGCTGGGTGGGGTGATCAATACGATGATGGTGTTGGGCTACCTGCCCAATGTGTTCCTGACGATGTACGCCAGCCAGATCGGTTCTGCGATCGAAGTGGCGCTGTTGTCCCTGGCCTTGGCCGACCGCATCAATTCCATGCGTGAGCAACAGGCGCAGATCCTGTTCGATGCCAGCCAGAAGCTTGAAGTGCTCAACCAGCAATTGGCCCGCAGCAACCGGCTAAAGGATGAATTCCTCGCCACCCTGACCCACGAACTGCGTACGCCCATGAATGGCGTGATCGGCTCCCTCGAGCTGATGCAGACGGTGCCGCTGGACGCGGACCTGGCGCAATACCAGCAAACCGCCGCCGGTTCGGCGCGGGACATGATGCGCATGGTCAACGGTATCCTCACCCTCACCGAATTGCAGGCCGGACGCTTGAGTGCCCAGCCCCAGGTGTTCAGCCTGCGCGGTACGCTCGACACCTTGCGCCAGCAGTTCAGCGCCAGCGCCCAGAGCAAAGGCCTGGCGTTTTCCATCGACGTGGCAGACGAACTGCCGGACCGCGTACAGGGCGACGTCGACAAACTGCTGCAGTGCCTGGATTGTCTGCTGGATAACGCCTTCAAGTTCACTCATGAAGGCTCGGTACGCTTGCGTGTGGTCGGCGTGCCCCACAGTGACGGTGGCGTGCGCCTGAGCTTTATTGTTACCGACACCGGTATCGGCTTTGCTTCCCTCGACGAGGCTACCCTGTATCAGCGTTTCTTCCAGCTCGATGGCTCCATGACACGCGAGTACGGCGGCCTGGGCATCGGCCTGGCGATCTGCCGCCAACTGATCGAGCTGCTGGGCGGGCGCCTCACCCATCATTCCGAACCGGGCAAAGGCAGCCGCTTCCAGCTGGAAGTGGACGTCAGCCCGGTGCCGGCCGAGTCCAAGCCTGCGCCAGATAAGCAACGTGCACCCCACGAGTGTTCGGTGCTGTTGGTGGATGACAACAGCGTCGGCCAGTTGGTGGTGCGTGGCATGCTGCTCAAGCTTGGTTACCGGGTGAAAACCGTGGACACGGGCGCGAGCGCGCTGGCGGCGTTGCAGAGTGCGAATTTCGACGCGGTATTGTTGGATATTCCCGAAGGTGGTTTCTCATTGTGCTGCCAGATTCGTGCATTGCCGGGTTGTGGAGAGTTGCCGGTGATTGCCTTGAGTGCCTCGCTGAATGTGTCGGCGCGCGAGCATTGCCATGGTGTCGGTGTCTCGGATCGCCTGGCCAAACCTGTGCGTTTCGAGGCCTTGCAGGCGATGTTGGAGCGCCGTTTGTTGTGCCCGGTTGAGGGCGAAAGCGCCGGACATTCGGCGCGTATGCCACTTTTTTAA
- a CDS encoding hydroxymethylpyrimidine/phosphomethylpyrimidine kinase, protein MNIYSSRPVVLCLSGHDPSGGAGLQADIEALLAQGCHAAPAVTALTVQNTVNVSDFRVLDREWVLAQANAVLGDSEVAAVKLGMLGSTAMVDTVVELLQAHPHLPVVCDPVLRAGGGGSLGKDEVGYAMRERLLPLSLIATPNLPEARILAELPEGTADECAEKLLPYIRHLLITGGHGDEHEVHNRLYGRDGTRQTFTCQRLPGSYHGSGCTLASALAGRIAQGEGLVSAVQSALNYTWRTLRDAEQLGQGQFVPRRLPLDFCS, encoded by the coding sequence ATGAATATCTACAGCTCTCGCCCCGTTGTCCTCTGTCTCTCCGGCCATGATCCCAGTGGTGGCGCCGGCTTGCAGGCAGATATCGAAGCCCTGCTCGCCCAGGGTTGCCATGCGGCTCCGGCCGTCACCGCCCTGACCGTGCAGAATACGGTCAACGTCAGCGATTTCCGTGTGCTCGACCGCGAGTGGGTACTGGCCCAGGCCAATGCCGTACTCGGCGACTCCGAAGTGGCGGCGGTGAAGCTGGGCATGCTCGGCTCCACCGCGATGGTCGACACCGTGGTCGAACTGCTGCAGGCGCATCCGCACCTGCCCGTGGTGTGCGATCCGGTGCTGCGTGCCGGCGGCGGTGGCAGCCTGGGCAAGGACGAAGTCGGTTACGCGATGCGTGAGCGGCTGCTGCCGTTGTCGCTGATCGCCACGCCGAACCTGCCCGAAGCGCGCATCCTCGCCGAACTGCCCGAAGGCACCGCGGACGAATGCGCCGAGAAGCTGCTGCCGTACATCAGGCACCTGCTGATCACCGGCGGCCATGGCGACGAGCACGAAGTGCACAACCGCCTGTACGGCCGCGACGGCACGCGCCAAACCTTTACCTGCCAACGCCTGCCCGGCAGCTACCATGGTTCGGGCTGCACGTTGGCCAGCGCACTGGCCGGCCGGATTGCCCAGGGCGAAGGGTTGGTCAGCGCCGTGCAATCGGCACTCAACTACACTTGGCGCACCCTGCGTGACGCCGAACAACTCGGTCAGGGCCAGTTTGTACCGCGCCGCCTGCCGCTGGATTTCTGCTCTTAA
- the thiE gene encoding thiamine phosphate synthase: MKLRGLYAITDSQLLAGKFLAYVEAALDGGVTLLQYRDKSSDEARRLREAEKLRELCSRYKTQLIINDDAELAARLGVGVHLGQTDGPLTPARALLGSRAIIGATCHSQIELAEQAAKEGASYVAFGRFFNSNTKPGAPAATLEMLAQARARLQLPICVIGGITLENAEPLVAHGADLLAVVHGLFGADSTQEVTRRARAFNDLLKISV; encoded by the coding sequence ATGAAACTACGTGGCCTGTACGCCATTACCGACAGCCAACTGTTGGCCGGCAAATTCCTCGCCTACGTCGAAGCGGCGCTGGACGGTGGCGTGACCCTGTTGCAGTACCGCGATAAAAGCAGCGACGAAGCCCGGCGCCTGCGTGAGGCCGAGAAGTTGCGTGAGCTCTGCTCGCGCTACAAGACCCAACTGATCATCAACGACGACGCCGAGTTGGCCGCACGCCTAGGCGTCGGCGTGCACCTGGGCCAGACCGATGGCCCGTTGACCCCTGCCCGTGCACTGCTCGGCTCCAGGGCGATCATCGGCGCGACTTGCCACAGCCAGATCGAACTGGCCGAGCAGGCCGCCAAGGAAGGCGCCAGCTACGTCGCCTTCGGCCGCTTCTTCAACTCCAACACCAAGCCCGGCGCCCCGGCCGCTACCTTGGAGATGCTGGCCCAGGCCCGCGCGCGCCTGCAGCTACCGATCTGCGTGATCGGCGGCATTACCCTGGAGAACGCCGAACCCCTGGTGGCCCACGGTGCCGACCTGCTGGCGGTGGTGCACGGCCTGTTTGGCGCCGACAGTACCCAGGAAGTCACGCGCCGCGCTCGCGCGTTCAACGATCTGCTTAAAATTTCAGTTTAG
- the hemL gene encoding glutamate-1-semialdehyde 2,1-aminomutase, whose amino-acid sequence MSRSETLFANAQKHIPGGVNSPVRAFKSVGGTPLFFKHAEGAYVTDEDDKRYVDYVGSWGPMILGHSHPDVLDAVRKQLEHGLSYGAPTAMETEMADLVCSIVPSMEMVRMVSSGTEATMSAIRLARGFTGRDSIIKFEGCYHGHSDSLLVKAGSGALTQGVPSSAGVPAAFAKHTLTLPFNDIAAVEQMLNEVGQDVACIIVEPVAGNMNCVPPAPGFLEGLREQCDKHGVVLIFDEVMTGFRVALGGAQAHYGVTPDLSTFGKIIGGGMPVGCFGGKREIMQHIAPLGPVYQAGTLSGNPLAMAAGLTTLRLISRPGFHAELTDYTTRLLDGLQQRADAAGIPFVTTQAGGMFGLYFSGADDIVTFDDVMGSDADLFKRFFHLMLEGGVYLAPSAFEAGFTSIAHGDAELKLTLDAAERAFAALK is encoded by the coding sequence ATGTCCCGTTCCGAAACGCTGTTTGCCAATGCCCAGAAACACATCCCCGGCGGTGTGAACTCCCCCGTGCGTGCGTTCAAGAGCGTCGGTGGCACGCCGTTGTTCTTCAAACATGCCGAAGGCGCCTACGTCACCGACGAAGATGACAAGCGTTATGTGGACTACGTCGGTTCCTGGGGCCCGATGATCCTCGGCCACAGCCACCCAGACGTGCTGGACGCAGTGCGCAAGCAGCTGGAACACGGCCTGTCCTACGGCGCGCCGACCGCCATGGAAACCGAAATGGCGGACCTGGTCTGCAGCATCGTGCCGTCGATGGAAATGGTGCGCATGGTCAGCTCCGGCACCGAAGCCACCATGAGCGCGATTCGCCTGGCCCGTGGTTTCACCGGCCGCGACAGCATCATCAAGTTCGAAGGCTGCTACCACGGCCATTCCGACAGCCTGCTGGTCAAGGCCGGCTCCGGCGCGCTGACCCAGGGCGTACCGAGCTCGGCCGGCGTACCTGCCGCGTTCGCCAAGCACACCCTCACCCTGCCGTTCAACGACATCGCCGCCGTCGAGCAAATGCTCAATGAAGTCGGCCAGGACGTGGCGTGCATCATCGTTGAGCCGGTGGCCGGCAACATGAACTGCGTACCGCCAGCGCCGGGCTTCCTCGAAGGCCTGCGCGAGCAGTGCGACAAGCACGGCGTGGTGCTGATTTTCGACGAAGTGATGACCGGTTTTCGCGTTGCCCTCGGCGGCGCCCAGGCGCACTACGGCGTCACGCCGGACCTGAGCACCTTCGGCAAGATCATCGGTGGTGGCATGCCGGTGGGCTGCTTCGGCGGCAAGCGCGAGATCATGCAGCACATCGCGCCGCTGGGCCCGGTGTACCAAGCCGGTACGTTGTCGGGTAACCCGCTGGCCATGGCCGCCGGCCTGACCACTCTGCGCCTGATCAGCCGCCCGGGCTTCCACGCCGAGCTGACCGACTACACCACGCGCCTGCTCGACGGCCTGCAACAGCGCGCCGATGCCGCCGGTATCCCATTTGTTACCACCCAGGCGGGCGGTATGTTCGGCCTGTATTTCAGCGGCGCCGACGATATTGTCACCTTCGATGACGTGATGGGCAGCGATGCCGACCTGTTCAAGCGCTTCTTCCACCTGATGCTGGAAGGCGGCGTGTACCTGGCACCGAGCGCCTTCGAAGCCGGCTTCACCTCGATCGCCCACGGCGACGCCGAGCTGAAACTGACCCTCGACGCTGCCGAACGCGCCTTCGCCGCACTGAAATAA
- a CDS encoding tetratricopeptide repeat protein codes for MKRTGRTLVLGCLLLLQPLLAHAQAGGNSLLIPAMGRCTLNTQPDSQAEALSACQKQADGGDAQAQYELGEYFHDSKNPARDLNKALSYFEKASLQGHAQAQFELGNMFFKGEGVPANNVQAYIVLKMAAVNGAEDALDTADEVAEHMQRDELEVATQVLGQIFRNYLQELQSADGRSPFSPLP; via the coding sequence ATGAAACGCACCGGCCGCACCCTGGTTCTGGGCTGCCTGTTGCTCCTTCAGCCGCTGCTGGCACATGCACAAGCAGGCGGCAACTCGTTGTTAATCCCAGCGATGGGTCGTTGCACCCTCAATACCCAGCCAGACAGCCAGGCCGAAGCGCTGAGCGCGTGCCAGAAACAGGCCGACGGTGGGGATGCGCAGGCGCAATACGAGTTGGGCGAGTACTTCCACGACAGCAAAAACCCTGCCCGTGACCTCAACAAAGCCTTGAGCTACTTCGAGAAAGCCTCGTTGCAGGGCCATGCGCAAGCGCAATTCGAACTGGGTAACATGTTCTTCAAGGGCGAAGGCGTGCCAGCCAATAACGTCCAGGCCTACATCGTGCTGAAAATGGCGGCGGTCAATGGCGCCGAAGACGCGCTGGACACGGCTGACGAAGTCGCCGAGCACATGCAGCGCGATGAGCTGGAAGTGGCGACCCAGGTGTTGGGCCAGATCTTCCGCAACTACCTGCAGGAACTGCAGAGTGCCGATGGGCGTTCGCCCTTTTCACCCCTGCCCTGA
- a CDS encoding DUF1820 family protein yields the protein MTKREAPIYKVIFLNQGQVFEMYAKQIYQSDLWGFLEVEEFVFGERTQLVVDPGEEKLKAQFEGVVRSFVPMHSIVRIDEVERLGTPKISEARGVSNVMPFPMPMPEK from the coding sequence ATGACCAAACGTGAAGCTCCAATCTACAAGGTGATTTTCCTCAACCAGGGCCAGGTGTTCGAAATGTACGCCAAGCAGATCTATCAGAGCGATCTGTGGGGTTTCCTGGAGGTGGAAGAGTTCGTCTTTGGCGAGCGCACCCAATTGGTCGTCGATCCGGGCGAAGAGAAGCTCAAGGCTCAGTTTGAAGGCGTGGTGCGCAGTTTTGTACCGATGCATTCGATTGTGCGCATCGATGAAGTCGAGCGCTTGGGCACGCCGAAGATCAGCGAGGCGCGGGGCGTGAGCAATGTCATGCCGTTTCCGATGCCGATGCCTGAAAAGTAG
- the miaB gene encoding tRNA (N6-isopentenyl adenosine(37)-C2)-methylthiotransferase MiaB: MAKKLYIETHGCQMNEYDSSRMVDLLGEHQALEVTARAEDADVILLNTCSIRERAQDRVYSQLGRWRELKLANPDMVIAVGGCVASQEGAAIRDRAPYVDVVFGPQTLHRLPEMIDAARVTKLPQVDVSFPEIEKFDHLPEPRIDGPSAYVSVMEGCSKYCTFCVVPYTRGEEVSRPFDDVLSEIIHLAENGVREVTLLGQNVNGYRGLTHDGRLADLAELIRVVAAVDGIERIRYTTSHPLEFSDSLIQAHAEVPELVKHLHLPVQSGSDRILAAMKRNHTALEYKSKLRKLRAAVPGICISSDFIVGFPGETEKDFEQTMKLIEDVGFDFSYSFVYSQRPGTPAADLVDETPEALKKERLNALQHRLNQQGFEISRQMVGSIQRILVTDYSKKDPGELQGRTENNRIVNFRCDNPTLIGQFADVHIDAAQPHSLRGSLIQ; this comes from the coding sequence ATGGCCAAGAAGCTTTACATCGAAACCCACGGTTGCCAGATGAACGAGTACGACAGCTCGCGCATGGTCGATCTGCTGGGCGAACACCAGGCCCTGGAAGTCACCGCCCGCGCCGAAGATGCCGACGTAATCCTGCTCAATACCTGCTCGATCCGCGAGCGGGCCCAGGACCGTGTGTACTCGCAGCTGGGCCGCTGGCGCGAATTGAAACTGGCCAACCCGGACATGGTGATCGCCGTCGGCGGTTGCGTGGCCAGCCAGGAAGGCGCCGCGATCCGTGATCGCGCGCCCTATGTCGACGTGGTCTTCGGCCCGCAGACCCTGCACCGCCTGCCGGAAATGATCGACGCCGCACGCGTCACCAAGCTGCCGCAGGTCGACGTATCGTTCCCGGAGATCGAAAAATTCGACCATTTGCCCGAGCCACGTATCGATGGCCCGAGCGCCTACGTGTCGGTCATGGAAGGCTGCAGCAAGTACTGCACCTTTTGCGTGGTGCCTTACACCCGTGGCGAAGAAGTCAGCCGGCCCTTTGACGACGTGCTATCGGAAATCATCCACCTGGCCGAGAACGGCGTGCGTGAGGTCACCCTGCTGGGCCAGAACGTCAATGGCTACCGCGGCCTGACCCACGACGGTCGCCTGGCCGACCTGGCGGAGCTGATCCGCGTAGTGGCTGCCGTGGACGGTATCGAGCGGATTCGCTACACCACCTCGCACCCGCTGGAGTTCTCCGACAGCCTGATCCAGGCCCACGCGGAAGTACCGGAACTGGTCAAGCACCTGCACTTGCCGGTGCAATCGGGTTCGGACCGCATCCTGGCCGCCATGAAGCGCAACCACACCGCCCTGGAATACAAATCCAAGCTGCGCAAATTGCGCGCAGCGGTGCCGGGCATCTGCATCAGCTCGGACTTTATCGTCGGCTTCCCCGGTGAAACCGAGAAAGACTTCGAGCAGACCATGAAGCTGATCGAAGACGTCGGCTTCGACTTCTCCTACTCATTCGTCTACAGCCAGCGGCCTGGCACCCCGGCCGCCGACCTGGTGGATGAAACCCCGGAAGCGTTGAAAAAAGAGCGCCTCAACGCGCTGCAACATCGCTTGAACCAGCAGGGTTTCGAGATCAGCCGACAAATGGTCGGTTCCATCCAGCGCATCCTGGTCACCGACTACTCGAAAAAAGACCCGGGCGAATTGCAGGGCCGTACCGAGAACAATCGAATCGTAAACTTCCGTTGCGATAATCCGACCCTGATCGGCCAGTTTGCCGATGTGCACATCGATGCGGCCCAGCCCCATTCGTTGCGCGGGTCGTTGATTCAGTAA
- a CDS encoding PhoH family protein — MNAPIVEPHRFLLEPFEARRFANLCGQFDEHLRLIEQRLSIEIRNRGNQFELIGEPQHTTSAENLLRRLYRETKGSELSPETVHLYLQESAVEDLANNPVAEASVALRTKKGMIRPRGLNQQKYVKEILGNDINFGIGPAGTGKTYLAVACAVDALEREQVRRILLVRPAVEAGEKLGFLPGDLAQKIDPYLRPLYDALYEMLGFEYVAKLIERQVIEIAPLAYMRGRTLNNSFIILDESQNTTVEQMKMFLTRIGFGSTAVITGDVTQVDLPKGTKSGLAQVIEVLKDVPGISFTHFMPKDVVRHPLVQRIVEAYERFDHRDDAPAKDVRHDA; from the coding sequence TTGAACGCACCCATAGTAGAACCCCATCGTTTTCTCCTCGAGCCGTTTGAGGCTCGCCGTTTCGCCAACCTGTGCGGACAGTTCGACGAGCACCTGCGCCTGATCGAACAACGCCTGAGCATCGAGATCCGCAACCGCGGCAATCAATTCGAGCTCATTGGTGAACCCCAACACACCACGTCCGCAGAAAACCTGCTGCGCCGTCTATACCGTGAAACCAAGGGCAGTGAGCTGTCGCCGGAAACGGTGCACCTGTACCTGCAGGAATCGGCGGTGGAAGACTTGGCCAACAACCCTGTGGCCGAAGCCAGCGTGGCCCTGCGTACCAAAAAAGGCATGATTCGCCCACGCGGCTTGAATCAGCAGAAGTACGTCAAGGAAATCCTCGGCAACGATATCAACTTCGGCATCGGCCCTGCCGGTACCGGCAAGACCTACCTGGCCGTGGCCTGCGCGGTCGACGCACTGGAGCGCGAGCAAGTCCGCCGCATCCTGCTGGTGCGCCCGGCGGTCGAGGCTGGCGAAAAGCTCGGTTTCCTGCCCGGCGACCTGGCCCAGAAGATCGACCCGTACCTGCGCCCGCTCTACGACGCACTGTACGAGATGCTCGGCTTCGAATATGTCGCCAAGCTGATCGAGCGCCAGGTGATCGAGATCGCCCCGCTGGCCTACATGCGTGGCCGTACCTTGAACAACAGCTTCATCATCCTCGACGAAAGCCAGAACACCACGGTCGAGCAAATGAAGATGTTCCTCACCCGGATCGGTTTCGGTTCCACCGCCGTGATCACTGGCGACGTGACCCAGGTCGACCTGCCCAAGGGCACCAAGTCGGGCCTGGCCCAGGTGATCGAGGTGCTCAAGGACGTGCCGGGCATCAGCTTCACGCACTTCATGCCTAAGGACGTGGTTCGCCACCCGCTGGTGCAGCGCATCGTCGAAGCCTACGAGCGCTTCGACCACCGCGACGATGCACCGGCCAAGGACGTTCGCCACGATGCTTGA
- the ybeY gene encoding rRNA maturation RNase YbeY — MLELDLQLATEAPAPSEAQFRQWCALALRQRTADSELTIRLVDEPEGRELNRTWRQKDYATNVLSFPADVPDELLDIPLLGDLVICVAVVEREAKEQGKELEAHWAHLVIHGCLHLLGYDHIDDDEAEEMETLEQTLLAELGHPDPYADDEV; from the coding sequence ATGCTTGAGCTAGACCTGCAGCTGGCCACCGAAGCGCCCGCCCCCAGCGAAGCACAGTTTCGCCAATGGTGCGCCCTGGCCCTGCGCCAGCGCACTGCTGACTCGGAACTGACCATTCGCCTGGTGGACGAGCCCGAGGGCCGCGAGCTGAACCGCACCTGGCGCCAGAAGGACTACGCGACCAACGTGCTGTCCTTCCCCGCCGACGTACCGGATGAATTGCTGGATATCCCGTTGTTGGGCGACCTGGTCATCTGTGTCGCGGTGGTGGAGCGCGAGGCGAAGGAACAAGGCAAGGAACTAGAAGCCCACTGGGCCCATCTAGTCATCCACGGCTGCTTGCATCTCTTGGGTTACGACCATATAGACGATGACGAAGCCGAAGAAATGGAAACACTGGAACAAACGTTGCTTGCAGAGTTGGGTCATCCGGACCCGTATGCGGACGACGAAGTCTAA
- a CDS encoding HlyC/CorC family transporter, with protein MSEDRSSNGQKSWLGKLTQAFAHEPKNRQELLELLREAHQNKLLDSEALAIVEGAIQVADLQVRDIMVPRSQMISIKATQTPREFLPAVIDSAHSRYPVIGESHDDVMGVLLAKDLLPLILKENGDSFNIKDLLRPATFVPESKRLNVLLREFRANHNHMAIVIDEYGGVAGLVTIEDVLEQIVGDIEDEHDVEEDSYIKPLPSGDFLIKALTPIENFNEFFDSEFSDDEFDTVGGLVMSAFGHLPKRNETTEIGAYRFRILNADSRRIHLIRLTPIAR; from the coding sequence ATGAGCGAAGACCGATCGAGCAACGGGCAGAAGTCATGGCTGGGTAAACTGACCCAGGCTTTTGCCCACGAGCCGAAAAACCGCCAGGAGCTGCTTGAGCTGCTGCGCGAGGCCCATCAGAACAAGTTGCTGGACAGCGAAGCGCTGGCCATCGTCGAAGGCGCCATCCAGGTGGCTGACCTGCAAGTACGGGACATCATGGTCCCGCGCTCGCAGATGATCAGCATCAAGGCGACCCAGACGCCGCGGGAATTCCTCCCGGCCGTGATCGACTCGGCGCACTCGCGCTACCCGGTGATCGGTGAAAGCCATGACGACGTCATGGGCGTCCTGCTGGCCAAGGACCTGCTGCCGCTGATCCTCAAGGAGAACGGCGACAGCTTCAACATCAAGGACCTGCTGCGTCCGGCCACCTTCGTGCCCGAATCCAAGCGCCTCAACGTGCTGCTGCGCGAATTCCGCGCCAACCACAATCACATGGCCATTGTGATCGACGAATACGGCGGCGTGGCTGGCCTGGTGACCATCGAAGACGTGCTGGAACAGATCGTCGGCGACATCGAGGACGAGCACGACGTCGAGGAAGACAGCTACATCAAGCCGCTGCCCAGCGGTGACTTCCTGATCAAGGCCTTGACGCCGATCGAGAACTTCAACGAGTTCTTCGACAGCGAATTCTCCGATGACGAGTTCGACACCGTCGGTGGCCTGGTGATGAGTGCGTTCGGGCACCTGCCCAAGCGTAACGAGACCACCGAGATCGGCGCCTATCGCTTCCGCATCCTGAATGCCGATAGCCGCAGGATCCATCTGATCCGCCTGACACCTATTGCCCGCTAA